The Xiphophorus maculatus strain JP 163 A chromosome 23, X_maculatus-5.0-male, whole genome shotgun sequence genome contains a region encoding:
- the mospd1 gene encoding motile sperm domain-containing protein 1, translated as MQQHQLAEGNLPVFVFPTELVFYADEQSSHKQVLTLYNPYEFALKFKVLCTAPNKYTVVDSTGAVKPQCCVDIVIRHRDVRPCHYGAYDKFRLQVSEQSQRKALGRKEVTATLRPSASQEPSGARSQDEERRIKEQFADSEFFEQTAFQTESRPVAGGPSLLTVLLGLVCMIALMLPTLGEQESTVPVYLHLSVNKKLVAAYVLGLLTMVILRT; from the exons ATGCAGCAGCACCAGCTAGCGGAGGGAAACCTTCCTGTGTTCGTGTTCCCGACCGAGCTCGTCTTCTACGCGGATGAGCAGTCGTCTCATAAGCAGGTGCTCACCCTCTACAATCCCTATGAGTTCGCGCTCAAATTCAAAG TGCTGTGCACAGCGCCAAACAAGTACACTGTGGTTGATTCCACGGGAGCCGTCAAGCCGCAGTGTTGCGTTGACAT AGTAATCCGACACAGAGACGTCCGGCCGTGCCACTATGGCGCGTACGACAAGTTCCGACTGCAGGTGTCGGAGCAGAGTCAGCGGAAAGCGCTGGGTCGCAAAGAGGTGACCGCCACGCTCCGTCCCTCGGCCTCGCAGGAGCCGTCCGGCGCCAGGAGCCAAGACGAGGAGCGCCGGATTAAGGAGCAGTTTGCGGACAGCGAGTTTTTTGAGCAGACTGCGTTTCAGACAG AGAGCCGTCCCGTTGCTGGAGGACCCAGTCTGCTCACAGTGCTGCTGGGACTCGTGTGCATGATCGCCCTGATGCTTCCAACGCTGGGGGAGCAAGAATCCACTGTGCCTGTCTACCTCCACTTAAGTGTCAACAAGAAACTGGTAGCTGCTTATGTTCTTG gtctTCTGACTATGGTCATCCTACGTACATGA
- the LOC102226174 gene encoding protein FAM122A-like isoform X1, translated as MNNSGVMPQEKMELDLEIPAALVQSDGHLRRSNSAPMINGLSDNAQVFQREILRCRRNSTTVVNRPSMVPSSPIRVPSTRLHQIKQEEGVDLMNRETAHERGVQVAMQMSHSWEESLSLSDNDMEKSSSPKRIDFVPVSPAPSPTRGIGKKQCFSPSLQILVSSNGLTPSPIPSPTRRFSRRSQSPINCIRASILGPMKRKAKDLCENTGEMETESQPKRLFQGTTTMLSSDMSNLSDLSSCHSPDLLDGSLSSIGSSTDSPGKMEGVSPSSSSNSPFTSLQDLSPK; from the exons ATGAACAACTCCGGAGTCATGCCACAAGAAAAGATGGAGCTGGACCTGGAAATCCCAGCTGCCTTAGTCCAAAGCGATGGACACCTGAGGAGATCAAACAGTGCACCCATGATTAATGGATTGAG CGATAACGCTCAGGTCTTCCAGAGGGAGATCCTACGTTGTCGCAGGAACAGCACTACGGTTGTCAACAGACCCAGCATG GTCCCGTCATCCCCCATCCGCGTGCCCAGCACCAGGCTTCACCAGATAAAACAA GAAGAGGGAGTCGACTTGATGAACAGAGAAACTGCTCACGAGCG GGGAGTTCAAGTTGCCATGCAGATGAGCCACTCTTGGGAGGAAAGCCTCAGTctg AGCGACAACGACATGGAGAAGTCTTCGTCTCCGAAGCGGATCGACTTTGTGCCCGTGTCGCCTGCTCCCTCCCCGACCAGAGGAATAGGAAAAAAG CAGTGTTTCTCTCCTTCGCTACAAATACTTGTCAGCAGCAACGGTCTAACGCCCAGCCCGATCCCCAGCCCAACACGCCGGTTTAG CCGACGGAGTCAAAGTCCGATCAACTGCATCAGAGCCAGCATCCTCGGCCCGATGAAGCGCAAAG CTAAAGATCTTTGTGAAAATACAGGGGAGATGGAGACGGAAAGCCAGCCTAAGAGACTCTTCCAGGGAACCACCACCATGCTGTCGTCTGACATGTCCAACCTGTCAGACCTCAGCTCCTG CCACTCTCCCGATTTGCTGGACGGGAGTCTCAGCAGCATCGGCTCCTCCACGGACTCCCCGGGAAAGATGGAGGGTGTGTCCCCTTCGTCATCCAGCAACTCGCCCTTCACCTCCCTGCAGGATTTGTCTCCGAAGTGA
- the LOC102226174 gene encoding protein FAM122A-like isoform X2 — protein sequence MNNSGVMPQEKMELDLEIPAALVQSDGHLRRSNSAPMINGLSDNAQVFQREILRCRRNSTTVVNRPSMVPSSPIRVPSTRLHQIKQEEGVDLMNRETAHERGVQVAMQMSHSWEESLSLSDNDMEKSSSPKRIDFVPVSPAPSPTRGIGKKQCFSPSLQILVSSNGLTPSPIPSPTRRFSRRSQSPINCIRASILGPMKRKGEMETESQPKRLFQGTTTMLSSDMSNLSDLSSCHSPDLLDGSLSSIGSSTDSPGKMEGVSPSSSSNSPFTSLQDLSPK from the exons ATGAACAACTCCGGAGTCATGCCACAAGAAAAGATGGAGCTGGACCTGGAAATCCCAGCTGCCTTAGTCCAAAGCGATGGACACCTGAGGAGATCAAACAGTGCACCCATGATTAATGGATTGAG CGATAACGCTCAGGTCTTCCAGAGGGAGATCCTACGTTGTCGCAGGAACAGCACTACGGTTGTCAACAGACCCAGCATG GTCCCGTCATCCCCCATCCGCGTGCCCAGCACCAGGCTTCACCAGATAAAACAA GAAGAGGGAGTCGACTTGATGAACAGAGAAACTGCTCACGAGCG GGGAGTTCAAGTTGCCATGCAGATGAGCCACTCTTGGGAGGAAAGCCTCAGTctg AGCGACAACGACATGGAGAAGTCTTCGTCTCCGAAGCGGATCGACTTTGTGCCCGTGTCGCCTGCTCCCTCCCCGACCAGAGGAATAGGAAAAAAG CAGTGTTTCTCTCCTTCGCTACAAATACTTGTCAGCAGCAACGGTCTAACGCCCAGCCCGATCCCCAGCCCAACACGCCGGTTTAG CCGACGGAGTCAAAGTCCGATCAACTGCATCAGAGCCAGCATCCTCGGCCCGATGAAGCGCAAAG GGGAGATGGAGACGGAAAGCCAGCCTAAGAGACTCTTCCAGGGAACCACCACCATGCTGTCGTCTGACATGTCCAACCTGTCAGACCTCAGCTCCTG CCACTCTCCCGATTTGCTGGACGGGAGTCTCAGCAGCATCGGCTCCTCCACGGACTCCCCGGGAAAGATGGAGGGTGTGTCCCCTTCGTCATCCAGCAACTCGCCCTTCACCTCCCTGCAGGATTTGTCTCCGAAGTGA